A single genomic interval of Candidatus Atribacteria bacterium ADurb.Bin276 harbors:
- the ktrA gene encoding Ktr system potassium uptake protein A, which translates to MRQFAVFGLGIFGKNIALALYQQGFMVLAVDIEEAPVRDLASKVSEVVQADTTDEKVLEALGIRNFDVAIVSIGNDIQSSVLTTLALKDMGVPFIVARAINENHGKILSKVGADRVIFPEKDMAIKVAKTLTFQNAIRTEELFPGYNIVESKLPAVLANTTLSKSQLRNRFGVTILAIRRTDEYIVSPAASEILNKNDIIYVLGDEQQLKKFFRELASERSDNGGS; encoded by the coding sequence ATGCGTCAATTTGCAGTATTTGGTTTAGGTATATTTGGGAAAAATATAGCATTAGCACTCTATCAACAAGGTTTTATGGTATTGGCTGTCGATATTGAAGAGGCACCGGTAAGAGACCTAGCAAGTAAGGTGAGCGAAGTTGTCCAAGCTGATACTACTGATGAAAAGGTTTTAGAGGCGCTCGGGATTAGAAATTTCGATGTTGCTATAGTCAGCATTGGAAATGACATACAATCCAGTGTCCTCACCACTTTAGCCTTGAAGGATATGGGAGTACCATTTATTGTAGCTCGAGCTATTAATGAAAATCATGGAAAAATTCTTAGCAAAGTTGGTGCTGACCGCGTTATTTTCCCGGAAAAAGATATGGCGATTAAAGTTGCCAAAACTCTGACCTTTCAAAATGCTATTCGAACTGAAGAACTTTTTCCAGGCTACAATATTGTTGAATCAAAACTTCCTGCGGTTTTGGCAAATACGACTTTGAGTAAATCACAATTAAGAAACCGATTTGGTGTTACTATTTTGGCAATCAGAAGGACAGATGAATATATCGTTTCTCCTGCCGCCAGTGAAATATTGAACAAAAATGATATCATCTATGTCCTCGGGGATGAACAACAACTAAAGAAGTTTTTCCGTGAATTAGCATCAGAACGATCTGACAATGGGGGATCTTAA
- the flK gene encoding Fluoroacetyl-CoA thioesterase — protein sequence MKSNTLRVGLTGVASAIVGKENTADKFEKEMVPAFATPMLVSLMDNAAFYAVKNHLSDGYESVGTRISISHIAATPPGMKVTARATLVEIYRNRLVFEAEAFDEIEKIGEGKLERFVVRRDSFLKKLDQKTRMTSKS from the coding sequence ATGAAGAGTAATACCCTTCGGGTTGGGTTAACCGGGGTTGCCTCAGCTATTGTTGGTAAAGAAAATACCGCCGATAAGTTCGAAAAAGAAATGGTGCCGGCATTTGCAACTCCTATGTTGGTATCGCTCATGGATAACGCTGCTTTTTATGCAGTCAAGAATCATCTTTCTGATGGTTATGAAAGTGTTGGGACCCGGATCAGTATTTCTCATATTGCTGCGACTCCACCAGGTATGAAAGTAACTGCTCGGGCAACTTTGGTTGAAATTTATAGAAACCGATTAGTTTTTGAAGCCGAAGCTTTTGATGAAATCGAAAAAATTGGTGAAGGAAAATTAGAGCGATTTGTGGTTAGAAGAGACAGTTTTTTAAAGAAACTTGATCAAAAAACTCGAATGACATCAAAGTCATAG